Genomic DNA from Paracoccus aminophilus JCM 7686:
TTCGTCGATGACGCCGCCGGTCACGCGACCCGTCGCGGGCTGGTTTGCAGCGAGGAGCGACACCCCTTCCGGGCGAAACCCGATCATCGGGCCCGCATCACCGGGGTTCGAGCGGCTGACATTGCGCTGGGGGATGGTGACGACGCCGAAGCCCGGCGTTTCGACGCGCACGCCCTCCGCAGTTTCCTCGATGACATGGGCGGGCAGGAAGTTCATCACACCGATGAAATCGGCAACCCGGCGGCTTGCGGGGCGCGCATAAAGCGCCTCGGGGCCGTCGAGCTGGGCGATCTCGCCCTCGAACATCACCGCAATCCGGTCGGACATGACCAGAGCTTCCTCCTGATCATGGGTGACCAGAACGAAGGTGATGCCGACCTGACGCTGCAGCTTGATGAGCTCGACCTGCATCTGCTCGCGCATCTTGCGATCCAGCGCCGAAAGCGGCTCGTCGAGAAGCAGCACCTTGGGCTTGAGGATCAGCGCGCGCGCCAAAGCCACGCGCTGGCGCTGGCCACCCGAGAGCGCATGGGCGGCGCGCTTGCCATAGCCTTTGAGCCCGACCATCTCGAGCGCCTCTTCGACCGCCTTGGCCTTTTCCGCCGAGGAACGCGGATCGCGGCGCAGACCAAAGCCCACGTTTTCCGCAACCGTCAGATGCGGGAAAATCGCATAGGATTGAAAGACCATATTGGTCGGACGCCGGTTCGCGGGCACGCCCGCCATATCCTGCCCGTCGATCAGCACCACGCCCGAGGAAATATCCTCGAACCCGGCAATCGTGCGCAAGAGCGTGGTCTTGCCGCAGCCCGAGGGGCCGAGAAGCGAGAAGAATTCGCCCTCGCGGATGGTCAGGTCAATGCCGCGCAGCGCGTGATAATCGGCATAATATTTATGCACATCGCGGCATTCGATCATCGGCTTGCGGTCTTGGGTTGTGGTCACGCTCACAGGAAGCCTCCGGAATCTTTGCCGCCGGTCCGGGCAACGCCGCGGCGACGGAAATATTCAGCAATGGTCAGAAGGACGATCGACAGCACGACCAGCACCGTGCCGAGCGCCATGATCATCGGGATTTGTTTGGGGAAGCGCAGCTGCGAATAGATATAGGTCGGCAGCGTCACCTCTTTGCCCGCAAGGAAGAAGGCGATGATGAATTCGTCCAGACTGATGGTGAAGGACATCAGAAGCGAGGAGATCACCCCCGGCATCACCAAGGGCAGGATGACCAGCCGGAAGGCGCTCCATTTCGTTTCGCCGAGATCATAGGCGGCCTCTTCCAGCGAACGGTCGAGCGAGTTGAACGCGGTCGTCAGGATCACCGTCGCATAGGGAATGCAGATCAGCGTATGGCCCATGATGACGGTCAGGATCGAGAGTTCGACCCCCACGGACAAGAGCACGACCAGCAGCGACATCGAGACGATGATCTCGGGCAGGACCAGCGGCAGCATGATCAGCCCGACGATTGGCCCTTTGCCCGGGAACTCGAACCGGGTCGAGGCGCGCGCGGCAAAGATGCCAAGGCATGTCGCAAAGATCGATGAGCAGACCGCGATGATCAGCGAATTCGACAGCGCCCGGCGCAAAGTCAGGTTCTCGGCCGCCTGCACGAACCAGTCGGTGGTGAAGCCCTTGAGCGGGAAGGCGATGATCGTGCCCGAGTTGAAGGCAAAGATCGGCAAAAGCACGATCGGCGCGTAAAGGAAGATCAGATAAAGGATCGCATAGATCCGAAGGCCGCCACCCTTCATTGCTTCACCTTGAGAAAACGCCGGTTGAGGAAGAGGAAGATCACGCTCACCACGCCGACGATCAGCATGGCGGTGATCGCCAGCGCCGAGCCGAGCGGGCGGTTGTCGAGATCAAGCATCTGCGCCTGAATGAGGTTCGCGATCATCGGGATCTTGCCGCCGCCGATCAGGGCGGGCGTGACGTAATCGCCGATGGTCGGAATGAAGACGATCAGCGAGGCCGCAACCACACCCGGCATCGCCAAGGGCAGCGTCACGCGCCAGA
This window encodes:
- a CDS encoding ABC transporter ATP-binding protein → MIECRDVHKYYADYHALRGIDLTIREGEFFSLLGPSGCGKTTLLRTIAGFEDISSGVVLIDGQDMAGVPANRRPTNMVFQSYAIFPHLTVAENVGFGLRRDPRSSAEKAKAVEEALEMVGLKGYGKRAAHALSGGQRQRVALARALILKPKVLLLDEPLSALDRKMREQMQVELIKLQRQVGITFVLVTHDQEEALVMSDRIAVMFEGEIAQLDGPEALYARPASRRVADFIGVMNFLPAHVIEETAEGVRVETPGFGVVTIPQRNVSRSNPGDAGPMIGFRPEGVSLLAANQPATGRVTGGVIDEVVYYGDMTYYDVRLDGSARFDGVSRPVRISMRNVFGRDVPDVGTRTRISWSEGSLVLFR
- a CDS encoding ABC transporter permease: MKGGGLRIYAILYLIFLYAPIVLLPIFAFNSGTIIAFPLKGFTTDWFVQAAENLTLRRALSNSLIIAVCSSIFATCLGIFAARASTRFEFPGKGPIVGLIMLPLVLPEIIVSMSLLVVLLSVGVELSILTVIMGHTLICIPYATVILTTAFNSLDRSLEEAAYDLGETKWSAFRLVILPLVMPGVISSLLMSFTISLDEFIIAFFLAGKEVTLPTYIYSQLRFPKQIPMIMALGTVLVVLSIVLLTIAEYFRRRGVARTGGKDSGGFL